From Synoicihabitans lomoniglobus, the proteins below share one genomic window:
- a CDS encoding efflux RND transporter permease subunit, translated as MARFFIDRPVFAWVIAIVIMVAGALAIRTLPVAQYPSIAPPQIAIATAYPGASAKTIEDTVTQVIEQRMTGLDHLRYMESGSDSSGAVTVTLTFEPEADPDIAQVQVQNKLATATALLPQEVQQIGVRVSKSVRNFLLVIGFRSVDGSMSDKDIGDFVVSQIQEPLSRVPGVGDIQSFGTQYAMRIWLDPDKLANYHLMPSDVAAAIRTQNVQVAAGQLGGNPSVAGQLLNATMTVQTRLETPEQFEAILLRVNPDGSQILLGDVARVELGGENYDREARFNGQPAAGMAIRPATGANALDTVAGIRAKIDELKPFFPAGMEVVYPLDTTPFVRLSVEEVVKTLAEAVVLVFLVMLLFLQNLRATLIPTIAVPIVLLGTFAIMAAFGFSINTLTLFGVVLAIGLLVDDAIVVVENVERVMTEEGLSPKEATRKSMDQITGALVGIALVLSAVFVPMAFFGGSTGVIYRQFSITIVSAMALSVLVAIVLTPALCATILKPVRKGHHYHDKGFFGWFNRVFDRGTNRYVAGVGGMIKRRLRTLVVFAAVIVGIAWLFGRLPTGFLPSEDQGFLFAQAQLPPGATSEQTLKVLERMEHHFLVDEAENVEGMFGVTGFSFSGVGQNQAFAFVRLKDWSERQRDDQSVTAIQNRALGKFMQFPDALSFAFAPPAVLELGTADGFDLRLTDNGALGHDALMAARMQLLGLAAQDPRLVSVRPNGLADTPQYKLDIDQPKAAALGLSLVDVNSTLAAAWGSSYVNDFIDRGRVKKVYLQGDAPFRMTPEDVDRWFVRNHQGEMVPFSSFSSGRWTLGSPKLERFNGIPAAAIAGAPAPGVSSGEAMQIMTDLAAQLPDGIGLEWAGLSYEERLSGSQGPALYAISLLIVFLCLAALYESWSIPAAVILIVPLGVIGTLLAAFWRDLPNDVYFQVGLLTIVGLSAKNAILIVEFAKVGYDKGLSLVDAAMQAARQRLRPILMTSLAFGLGVLPLALSSGAGSGSQNAIGTGVVGGTLTATVLGVFFVPVFFVVVLRLFRVKPAPLKAEGSHHA; from the coding sequence ATGGCCCGTTTCTTTATCGATCGACCCGTCTTCGCCTGGGTCATTGCCATCGTCATCATGGTCGCCGGCGCACTTGCCATTCGCACGCTGCCCGTCGCCCAGTATCCCAGCATCGCGCCGCCGCAGATCGCAATCGCAACCGCCTATCCCGGCGCCTCCGCCAAGACCATCGAGGACACCGTCACGCAGGTCATCGAGCAGCGCATGACCGGCCTCGATCATCTCCGTTACATGGAGTCCGGCAGCGATTCGTCCGGCGCCGTCACGGTCACGCTGACCTTTGAGCCGGAAGCCGATCCCGACATCGCCCAGGTGCAGGTGCAGAACAAACTCGCCACCGCCACTGCCTTGCTGCCGCAGGAGGTGCAGCAGATCGGCGTGCGCGTTTCCAAATCCGTGCGCAACTTTCTGCTCGTGATCGGCTTTCGCTCGGTCGACGGGAGCATGTCCGACAAGGACATTGGCGACTTCGTGGTGAGCCAGATTCAGGAGCCGCTGAGTCGCGTCCCCGGCGTCGGCGACATCCAGAGTTTCGGCACGCAATACGCGATGCGCATCTGGCTCGATCCCGATAAACTCGCCAACTACCACCTCATGCCGTCCGACGTGGCTGCCGCCATCCGCACCCAAAACGTGCAGGTTGCCGCCGGTCAGCTCGGCGGCAATCCCTCCGTCGCAGGGCAGTTGCTCAACGCCACCATGACGGTGCAGACCCGGCTCGAAACGCCGGAGCAATTCGAGGCCATTCTGCTGCGCGTCAACCCCGACGGTTCTCAAATCCTGCTCGGCGATGTCGCCCGCGTCGAACTCGGCGGCGAGAACTACGACCGCGAGGCCCGCTTCAATGGTCAACCCGCCGCGGGCATGGCGATTCGCCCCGCCACCGGCGCCAACGCCCTCGACACCGTCGCCGGCATTCGCGCCAAGATCGACGAGTTGAAGCCCTTTTTTCCCGCCGGCATGGAGGTGGTGTATCCCCTCGATACCACGCCGTTTGTGCGGCTTTCCGTCGAGGAGGTCGTCAAGACCCTCGCCGAGGCCGTGGTGCTCGTTTTCCTCGTGATGCTGCTGTTCCTGCAAAACCTGCGGGCCACGCTCATCCCCACCATCGCCGTGCCCATCGTGCTGCTCGGCACGTTCGCCATCATGGCGGCGTTTGGGTTCAGCATCAACACGCTCACGCTCTTCGGCGTGGTGCTCGCCATCGGACTGCTGGTGGACGACGCCATCGTCGTGGTGGAAAACGTGGAGCGGGTGATGACCGAGGAAGGACTTTCGCCGAAGGAGGCCACGCGCAAATCGATGGATCAGATCACCGGGGCTCTAGTGGGTATTGCCCTGGTGCTCTCCGCCGTGTTTGTGCCGATGGCCTTCTTCGGTGGATCCACTGGCGTGATCTATCGCCAGTTTTCCATCACCATCGTATCGGCCATGGCGTTGTCCGTGCTCGTCGCGATCGTGCTCACGCCGGCGCTGTGCGCCACGATTCTCAAACCCGTCCGCAAGGGCCACCATTACCACGACAAGGGGTTCTTCGGCTGGTTCAACCGGGTCTTCGATCGCGGCACCAATCGCTACGTCGCCGGGGTCGGCGGCATGATCAAACGACGCCTGCGCACGCTGGTCGTGTTCGCCGCTGTCATCGTCGGTATTGCCTGGTTGTTCGGCCGCCTGCCCACGGGCTTTCTGCCGAGCGAGGACCAAGGATTCCTCTTCGCCCAAGCTCAGTTGCCTCCGGGTGCCACCAGCGAGCAAACGCTCAAGGTGCTGGAGCGCATGGAACATCATTTCCTCGTCGACGAAGCTGAAAACGTGGAAGGCATGTTTGGCGTGACCGGATTCAGTTTCTCCGGCGTCGGACAAAACCAGGCCTTCGCCTTCGTGCGCCTCAAGGACTGGAGCGAACGCCAGCGCGACGACCAGTCCGTGACCGCGATCCAGAACCGCGCGCTCGGCAAGTTCATGCAGTTTCCCGACGCCCTCTCCTTTGCCTTCGCGCCGCCCGCCGTGCTCGAACTCGGCACCGCCGACGGCTTCGACCTGCGCCTGACCGACAACGGCGCGCTCGGCCACGACGCCCTCATGGCCGCCCGCATGCAACTGCTCGGGCTCGCCGCCCAGGACCCGCGTCTGGTATCCGTGCGACCCAACGGTCTCGCCGACACCCCGCAATACAAACTCGATATTGATCAACCGAAAGCCGCCGCGCTCGGCCTCTCGTTGGTCGACGTCAACAGCACGCTCGCCGCCGCGTGGGGGTCCTCCTACGTCAACGATTTCATCGACCGCGGTCGCGTGAAAAAAGTCTACCTGCAGGGCGACGCCCCATTCCGCATGACCCCCGAGGACGTCGATCGCTGGTTCGTGCGCAACCACCAGGGCGAGATGGTGCCGTTCTCCAGTTTCTCGTCCGGTCGCTGGACCCTCGGCTCACCGAAACTCGAACGTTTCAACGGCATTCCCGCCGCCGCCATCGCCGGCGCCCCGGCTCCCGGCGTGAGCTCCGGCGAAGCCATGCAAATCATGACCGATCTCGCCGCGCAATTGCCCGACGGCATCGGACTCGAGTGGGCCGGTCTGTCCTACGAGGAACGGCTCTCCGGTTCGCAGGGGCCCGCGCTGTATGCGATCTCACTGCTCATCGTGTTCCTGTGTCTGGCCGCCCTCTACGAAAGTTGGTCGATCCCCGCCGCGGTGATTCTGATCGTGCCGCTCGGCGTCATTGGCACGTTGCTCGCCGCCTTCTGGCGCGACTTGCCCAACGACGTCTACTTTCAGGTCGGACTGCTCACCATCGTCGGTCTGTCGGCCAAGAACGCCATCCTCATCGTGGAGTTCGCCAAGGTCGGTTACGACAAGGGGCTCAGTCTCGTCGACGCCGCCATGCAGGCCGCCCGCCAGCGCCTGCGGCCCATCCTCATGACGTCGCTCGCGTTCGGTCTCGGCGTGTTGCCGCTCGCGCTCAGTTCGGGCGCCGGTTCCGGCAGCCAAAACGCCATCGGCACGGGCGTCGTGGGCGGCACACTCACCGCCACCGTGCTCGGCGTGTTCTTCGTTCCTGTCTTCTTCGTGGTCGTGCTCCGGCTGTTCCGCGTCAAGCCCGCTCCCCTCAAAGCGGAGGGCTCCCACCATGCTTAA
- a CDS encoding efflux transporter outer membrane subunit, whose amino-acid sequence MLKSITPFLATALLTGCSLAPRYEQPIAPVAATYPTGSDRVDGPSIDTLTWSEFFGDARLRAVIQLALDHNTDLQVAALRVERVRALYNIQRTALIPTLNATGDAVRQRTPGDLNSTGAPVTTSSYQVGLEIPSYELDFFGRVASLRDQVLQQYLASEEAARSARISLVSAVARQYLAALALDEQFALARQTFASADRAYDLNRQSFEAGVASELDLATAEAQREAVRATLAAIEAQRDQAHNALTLLVGTTLPTDLPPGGSLATQNLIADLPVGLPADLLTHRPDILAAEHVLQAANANIGVARAAFFPSIKLTASGGTASADLSGLFESGSGAWRFAPSITVPIFAAGANKARLEVAEIETRIEVANYQRAIQTAFREVADTLAVRRSIAVQIAAQSARVAAAQRRFDLSTQRFDAGVDSYLTVLLAQQELFGAQQALIQARLTESTNLTALYAALGGG is encoded by the coding sequence ATGCTTAAATCCATCACTCCTTTTCTCGCCACGGCTTTGTTGACCGGCTGCTCGCTCGCTCCCCGCTATGAGCAACCCATCGCCCCGGTGGCAGCCACTTACCCGACCGGGTCGGACCGCGTCGACGGCCCGTCCATCGACACCCTGACCTGGTCGGAATTCTTCGGCGACGCCCGCCTGCGCGCCGTGATCCAACTCGCCCTGGACCACAACACCGACTTGCAGGTCGCCGCATTGCGGGTCGAGCGCGTCCGTGCGCTCTACAACATCCAGCGCACCGCCCTCATCCCCACGCTCAATGCCACCGGTGACGCCGTGCGCCAACGCACGCCCGGCGATCTCAACTCCACCGGCGCCCCCGTCACCACGAGTTCCTATCAGGTCGGTCTCGAAATCCCCTCCTACGAACTCGATTTCTTCGGTCGCGTCGCGAGTCTGCGCGATCAGGTGTTGCAACAATACCTCGCTTCCGAGGAAGCCGCTCGCAGCGCCCGAATCAGTCTCGTATCCGCGGTAGCCCGACAATATCTCGCCGCCCTCGCACTCGACGAACAATTCGCCCTCGCTCGCCAAACCTTTGCCAGCGCCGATCGCGCTTACGACTTGAACCGACAGTCCTTCGAAGCCGGCGTCGCTTCCGAACTCGACCTCGCCACCGCCGAGGCCCAACGCGAGGCCGTGCGCGCCACCCTCGCCGCGATCGAGGCCCAACGCGATCAGGCGCACAACGCCTTGACCCTGCTCGTCGGCACGACGTTGCCAACCGACCTCCCGCCGGGCGGTTCGCTCGCCACCCAAAATCTCATCGCGGATCTGCCGGTGGGACTGCCGGCCGACCTGCTCACGCACCGGCCCGACATCCTCGCCGCCGAACACGTGCTGCAGGCCGCCAACGCCAACATCGGCGTGGCTCGCGCCGCGTTCTTCCCGTCGATCAAGCTCACCGCCAGTGGCGGCACGGCCAGCGCCGATCTGAGCGGGTTGTTCGAATCCGGTTCCGGCGCGTGGCGTTTCGCGCCGTCGATCACCGTGCCCATCTTCGCCGCCGGCGCGAACAAGGCGCGCCTCGAGGTCGCCGAAATCGAGACCCGTATCGAAGTGGCCAATTACCAACGCGCCATCCAGACCGCCTTCCGCGAGGTCGCCGACACGCTCGCCGTGCGCCGTTCCATCGCCGTGCAGATCGCCGCGCAGTCCGCCCGCGTGGCCGCCGCCCAACGTCGTTTCGATCTCTCCACCCAACGGTTCGACGCCGGGGTCGACAGCTACCTCACGGTGTTGCTCGCCCAACAGGAACTCTTCGGTGCGCAACAGGCCCTCATTCAGGCCCGGCTCACCGAATCGACCAATCTCACCGCGCTCTACGCCGCTCTCGGCGGCGGCTGA
- a CDS encoding phospholipase A, giving the protein MNTLLFRSLRWLLAAAAFSSVTAAEATLTLAPVDTVNRPGVLAVDVIAINRSDVAVPSGLPDDGLIPVSIHERDRSWHATMTAIEPGRPMVAPGGFVAVRYTVALPTDATGRLVIEARPQGHAPIAAVIKPAPVRPDADIELARPLVDDVPPARIAASDPRYQPAPQPATDLINRGFLKNFTAHEPIYFIYGPDAPAAKFQFSFKYRMAALSADSPAELPTTLQFGFTQRSLWDIDATSSPFYDTSYMPEIMIEKIAALPEEPDHWFNWLGMQGGFRHESNGRDGDVSRSLNVIFARAALALGDPASLHLVIAPEVFTYVGGLSNNRDLTDFRGYGQLRLHLSYGDGPSLTAKFHTGDDLDHFTTELDLHIPVSVPLIDAESFFLLQYYEGYGESLLNYGSRDESLRAGLSLVR; this is encoded by the coding sequence ATGAACACGCTCCTTTTCCGCTCCCTGCGGTGGCTCCTAGCCGCCGCGGCCTTCTCCTCCGTCACCGCCGCCGAGGCCACCCTCACCCTCGCTCCCGTCGACACGGTCAACCGCCCCGGCGTGCTGGCCGTCGATGTCATCGCGATCAACCGCTCCGATGTCGCCGTGCCTTCCGGTCTGCCTGACGATGGTTTGATCCCGGTCAGTATCCACGAACGCGACCGCTCCTGGCACGCCACGATGACCGCGATCGAACCGGGCCGGCCCATGGTCGCGCCGGGTGGATTCGTGGCCGTGCGCTACACGGTCGCGTTGCCCACCGACGCCACCGGTCGCCTCGTCATCGAAGCCCGGCCGCAAGGCCACGCGCCCATCGCCGCGGTCATCAAACCCGCCCCCGTCCGGCCCGATGCCGACATCGAACTCGCCCGCCCCCTCGTCGACGATGTTCCCCCGGCCCGGATCGCAGCGTCCGATCCACGTTACCAACCCGCCCCCCAACCCGCGACCGACCTCATCAATCGCGGCTTCCTCAAAAACTTCACCGCGCACGAACCGATCTACTTCATCTACGGTCCCGACGCCCCCGCCGCCAAATTCCAGTTCAGCTTCAAATACCGCATGGCCGCCCTGTCGGCGGATTCCCCGGCCGAACTCCCCACCACGCTCCAATTCGGGTTTACCCAGCGTTCCCTGTGGGACATCGACGCCACCTCCAGCCCGTTCTATGATACGAGCTACATGCCCGAGATCATGATCGAGAAGATCGCCGCGCTGCCGGAGGAGCCCGACCATTGGTTCAACTGGCTCGGAATGCAGGGCGGTTTCCGCCACGAATCCAACGGTCGCGACGGAGACGTTTCGCGCAGCCTCAACGTCATCTTTGCCCGCGCCGCCCTCGCCCTCGGCGACCCCGCTTCACTGCACCTCGTGATCGCCCCCGAGGTGTTCACCTACGTCGGCGGACTTTCCAACAACCGGGACCTCACCGATTTCCGCGGCTACGGCCAACTGCGGCTCCACCTGTCCTACGGAGACGGACCGTCACTCACCGCCAAGTTTCACACCGGCGATGATCTCGATCATTTCACCACCGAACTGGATCTGCACATCCCGGTTTCGGTGCCGCTCATCGATGCCGAATCGTTTTTCCTCCTGCAATACTACGAGGGTTATGGGGAGAGCCTCCTCAACTACGGCTCCCGCGACGAATCACTGCGGGCCGGCCTTTCGCTGGTGCGTTAA
- a CDS encoding efflux RND transporter periplasmic adaptor subunit: MHAPSRPPLAGPPPLPWARLATLACLMALTWTGCSSPEEAVITDTTAPPVEAVQARRGGLPLSERLSGTIRADNQVVLYPEITGRIAEVFAEDGDTVKTGEPLVRVNDDQVREQVRQSEAGHRISAARLRQAQARLAEAEAQARRSAELNARNLVSDLEYETLAAQRESAAADVELAEAELEQAAAGLAERRDLLSKAIVRAPVNGIVGSRRAEVGMQASPAAPLFTLGDLSNLHVRVNLTDAMIGYIEVGQSANLIVEDFLGDTEPLAGRVARISPFLNEVTRSTEAEITITASDSRLRPGMFLPVDILYGESQQATLVPTSALFTDPNTGREGVFVLTGEPLDPAAVQQRPDALSAPRDVEFRPISVIARGAQEVAVAEVNATDWIVTLGQDLLSANARTQARARPVTWSHVMELQGLNREDLLLEVLEATGRDS, encoded by the coding sequence GTGCACGCGCCGTCCCGTCCCCCTCTCGCCGGTCCCCCTCCTCTGCCCTGGGCTCGTTTGGCCACGCTGGCGTGCCTGATGGCGCTCACGTGGACCGGGTGCTCGAGCCCCGAAGAAGCCGTCATCACCGACACCACCGCACCACCGGTTGAGGCCGTGCAAGCCCGTCGCGGCGGCCTGCCTCTGTCCGAACGACTCAGCGGCACCATCCGCGCCGACAACCAGGTCGTGCTCTACCCGGAAATCACCGGCCGCATCGCCGAGGTCTTCGCCGAGGACGGCGATACCGTCAAAACCGGTGAACCGCTCGTGCGCGTCAACGACGATCAAGTGCGCGAACAGGTCCGCCAGTCCGAGGCCGGTCACCGCATCAGCGCCGCCCGCCTCCGTCAGGCCCAGGCGCGTCTCGCCGAAGCCGAGGCCCAGGCGCGCCGCTCGGCCGAGCTCAATGCCCGCAACCTCGTCTCCGATCTCGAATACGAAACCCTCGCCGCCCAGCGCGAATCCGCCGCCGCCGATGTCGAACTCGCCGAGGCCGAGCTCGAACAAGCCGCCGCCGGCCTGGCCGAACGACGCGACTTGCTGTCCAAGGCCATCGTTCGCGCCCCCGTGAATGGCATCGTCGGCAGCCGCCGCGCCGAGGTCGGCATGCAAGCCTCGCCCGCCGCCCCGCTCTTCACCCTCGGCGATCTCTCCAACCTTCATGTGCGCGTCAATCTTACCGACGCCATGATCGGTTACATCGAAGTCGGTCAATCCGCCAATCTCATCGTGGAGGACTTCCTCGGTGACACCGAACCTCTGGCCGGGCGCGTAGCCCGCATTTCCCCGTTTCTCAACGAGGTCACCCGTAGCACCGAAGCCGAGATCACCATCACCGCCTCCGACTCCCGCCTGCGGCCCGGCATGTTCCTGCCGGTCGACATCCTCTACGGCGAAAGCCAGCAGGCGACCCTCGTGCCCACCAGCGCCCTCTTCACCGATCCCAACACCGGCCGCGAGGGCGTGTTCGTGCTCACGGGTGAGCCCCTCGACCCGGCCGCCGTGCAACAACGCCCCGACGCGTTGTCCGCCCCACGCGACGTCGAGTTTCGCCCCATCTCTGTCATCGCCCGCGGCGCTCAGGAAGTCGCCGTCGCCGAGGTCAACGCCACCGACTGGATCGTCACGCTCGGCCAAGATCTGCTCTCCGCCAACGCTCGCACTCAAGCCCGCGCCCGTCCGGTCACGTGGAGCCACGTGATGGAGCTGCAGGGACTCAACCGCGAAGACCTCCTGCTCGAGGTCCTCGAAGCCACCGGCCGCGACTCGTAA
- a CDS encoding efflux RND transporter permease subunit produces the protein MPLTETSVKRPVATAMVFLIIITLGISGLRHLPIDLLPPIEFPQLTVAIDYPGVGPQEIEEIITREVENAVSGVPGVEQVRSRSEEGESRVTLDFTRGTNLDEAANDLRAALEPIRDDLPPDIEPPRVWKFNPNDFPVVIVGVTSSTWDLQELTLILDREITKRFEQLPGVGRVDVWGGVERQVRVDLKRDRLNASQLSSADVRAALTAGNVNLPGGNVVSGVQQLYVRTLGEYTDLEQVRSTVVSRRDGKPIRVGDVADVSFGYADFERLVMIDGKPMLRIPVRKQNGANTVAVSAAVRAEVDRINTERPDLHMLIATDQSTFIEGSISNVANSAGWGALFAVGILYAFLRRGSSTFIIAAAIPISIIATFGLLYFNGLTLNQMSFGGLALGIGLVVDNAVVVLENITRLREEGKDRQTAALIGTKEVAGAIVASTLTTTVIFLPVVFMRTVTGVIFQQLALVVVFALFCSLLVGLTLVPMLASKLLDRSGKAARAKQSAAAKSAAPSGFSAVEHRYARVLGWAIHHKPRVIGGSLLAVAIAALAFPLIPVELAPQTEADEIDVDIRMADGTNIAVLRRYLAELEAIVAVNVPAEAIRHFSQEIRDGRAEVEIAMAPDSPISAADLADQLRAATDGRIPGADIRVDAQSGLWILRMIFRGSGGNEDVSLQLRGYDLDQAQRVGREIQKAIETLSGIEGVRVGREEGRPEQNLIFNREKLAELGLNIREVASILQTNVGGSRAGAYRIGGDEFPILVRLRAQDRQSVQSLDNIPVRLPSGETIPLSAVVDKEASRGPPEIDRINGQRITYVTANLAKGVALGDAVDRIRARLSDVTIPPGLSLYFGGAYEEQAKSAADFRLSIMIAILLIYMVMAAQFERFLDPMVVLCSVPLALIGVVPTLLITGTTINMQSLMGLIMLTGIVVNNAIVLVDYINLLRRDEGLAMADAVQKAGARRLRPILMTTMTTVLGLLPLAIGWGTGAEIQASLARVVLGGLVASTLVTLIFIPVLYVGSHDLLARWKARKSDQSSALSGRPAPATGR, from the coding sequence ATGCCTCTGACCGAAACTTCCGTTAAGCGGCCCGTCGCCACCGCGATGGTCTTCTTGATCATCATCACGCTGGGTATCTCGGGTCTGCGTCACCTGCCGATCGATCTGCTGCCCCCGATCGAATTTCCCCAACTCACCGTCGCCATCGACTACCCGGGAGTCGGCCCGCAGGAGATCGAGGAAATCATCACCCGCGAAGTCGAAAACGCCGTCTCCGGCGTGCCCGGCGTCGAACAGGTGCGCTCGCGTTCCGAGGAGGGTGAATCCCGCGTCACCCTCGACTTCACCCGCGGCACCAATCTCGACGAGGCCGCCAACGATCTGCGCGCCGCCCTCGAACCCATCCGCGACGACCTGCCGCCCGACATCGAGCCGCCCCGCGTGTGGAAGTTCAACCCCAACGACTTTCCGGTCGTCATCGTCGGCGTCACCTCGTCCACGTGGGACCTGCAGGAACTCACCCTGATCCTCGATCGCGAGATCACCAAACGCTTCGAGCAACTGCCCGGCGTCGGTCGCGTCGATGTCTGGGGCGGCGTCGAACGCCAGGTGCGCGTTGATCTCAAACGCGATCGGCTCAACGCCAGCCAACTCTCCTCCGCCGATGTGCGCGCCGCCCTCACCGCCGGCAACGTCAACCTGCCCGGCGGCAACGTCGTCTCCGGCGTGCAGCAGCTCTACGTGCGCACCCTCGGCGAATACACCGATCTCGAGCAGGTGCGTTCCACCGTCGTCAGTCGCCGCGATGGCAAACCCATCCGCGTGGGCGACGTGGCCGACGTCTCCTTCGGTTACGCCGACTTCGAGCGTCTCGTCATGATCGACGGCAAACCCATGCTCCGCATTCCCGTGCGCAAGCAAAACGGGGCCAATACCGTCGCGGTCTCCGCCGCCGTGCGCGCCGAAGTCGATCGCATCAATACCGAGCGGCCCGATCTGCACATGTTGATCGCCACCGACCAGTCGACTTTCATCGAGGGCTCGATCAGCAACGTCGCCAACTCCGCCGGCTGGGGCGCCCTCTTCGCCGTGGGAATCCTCTACGCGTTCCTCCGCCGCGGTTCTTCGACCTTCATCATCGCGGCCGCCATACCCATCTCGATCATCGCGACGTTCGGCCTGCTCTACTTCAATGGGCTCACGCTCAACCAAATGAGCTTCGGCGGACTCGCCCTCGGCATCGGCCTCGTCGTCGACAACGCGGTCGTCGTGCTCGAAAACATCACCCGCCTCCGCGAGGAGGGCAAAGACCGCCAGACCGCCGCGCTCATCGGCACCAAGGAGGTCGCCGGCGCCATCGTCGCTTCCACCCTCACCACCACGGTCATCTTCCTGCCGGTCGTTTTCATGCGCACCGTCACGGGCGTCATCTTCCAACAGCTCGCCCTCGTCGTCGTGTTCGCGCTGTTCTGCTCTCTGCTGGTCGGCCTCACCCTCGTGCCCATGCTCGCCAGCAAACTGCTCGACCGCTCCGGCAAAGCCGCTCGCGCCAAACAATCCGCCGCCGCCAAATCCGCCGCGCCCTCCGGTTTCAGCGCTGTCGAACATCGCTACGCCCGCGTGCTCGGCTGGGCTATCCACCACAAACCCCGCGTCATCGGCGGTTCGTTGCTCGCTGTCGCCATTGCTGCCCTCGCCTTTCCCCTCATCCCCGTCGAACTCGCTCCGCAGACCGAAGCCGACGAGATCGATGTCGATATCCGCATGGCCGACGGCACCAACATCGCCGTGCTGCGCCGCTACCTCGCCGAACTCGAAGCCATCGTCGCCGTCAATGTGCCCGCCGAGGCCATTCGCCACTTCTCCCAAGAGATCCGCGACGGCCGCGCCGAGGTCGAGATTGCCATGGCGCCCGACAGTCCCATCTCCGCCGCCGACCTCGCCGATCAACTCCGCGCCGCCACCGACGGACGCATTCCCGGTGCCGACATCCGCGTCGACGCCCAGTCCGGTCTCTGGATCCTGCGCATGATCTTCCGCGGCAGCGGCGGCAACGAGGACGTCTCGCTCCAACTCCGGGGCTACGATCTCGATCAAGCCCAGCGCGTCGGCCGCGAAATTCAAAAAGCCATCGAAACGCTCTCCGGCATTGAGGGCGTGCGCGTCGGCCGCGAGGAGGGCCGGCCCGAGCAAAACCTCATCTTTAATCGCGAAAAACTGGCCGAACTCGGCCTCAACATCCGCGAAGTCGCCTCCATTCTCCAGACCAACGTCGGCGGCAGTCGGGCCGGTGCGTATCGGATTGGTGGAGACGAGTTCCCCATTCTCGTGCGCCTGCGGGCCCAGGATCGGCAAAGCGTGCAGAGTCTCGACAACATTCCCGTCCGTCTGCCGTCCGGTGAGACCATTCCGCTCTCGGCCGTCGTCGACAAGGAGGCCAGCCGCGGCCCGCCCGAGATCGACCGCATCAATGGCCAACGCATCACCTATGTCACCGCCAACCTCGCCAAAGGTGTCGCCCTCGGCGACGCCGTGGATCGCATTCGCGCCCGCCTGAGCGACGTCACCATCCCGCCCGGCCTATCGCTCTACTTTGGGGGCGCCTACGAGGAGCAGGCCAAGTCCGCCGCCGACTTCCGCCTGTCCATCATGATTGCGATTTTGTTGATTTACATGGTCATGGCGGCGCAGTTCGAACGCTTCCTCGATCCCATGGTCGTCCTGTGTTCCGTGCCACTCGCCCTCATCGGCGTCGTGCCCACGCTACTGATCACCGGCACCACCATCAACATGCAGAGCTTGATGGGACTGATCATGCTCACCGGCATCGTGGTCAACAACGCCATCGTGCTGGTCGACTATATCAACCTGCTACGACGCGACGAAGGTCTGGCCATGGCCGATGCCGTGCAAAAAGCCGGTGCCCGCCGCCTGCGTCCGATCCTGATGACCACGATGACCACCGTGCTCGGCCTGCTGCCGCTCGCCATCGGCTGGGGCACGGGAGCCGAGATCCAAGCCTCGCTCGCCCGCGTCGTGCTCGGCGGACTGGTCGCGTCGACCCTTGTCACCCTGATCTTCATCCCCGTCCTCTACGTCGGCAGCCACGACCTCCTCGCCCGCTGGAAAGCCCGCAAGAGCGATCAAAGTTCAGCGCTCAGCGGTCGCCCCGCCCCCGCCACCGGCCGGTAG
- a CDS encoding YceH family protein translates to MESNAAAAPETNDVVLSPLEARVLGCLIEKEATTPDVYPLSLNSLINACNQKNNRAPLMSVGEEEVAAAIELLRAKHLVTLFSGAGARSVKYRHKFTEAWPVEPVAVALLAELMLRGPQTAAGLRGNCERLVAIPDLAEFEAVLNDLTTRGSGALVRKLERQPGQKEARWGQLIAEDPVAGALASEQSTGGSAEGGRSSTVKVALTLPPEAEARIATLETQVAELKAELARLREALGE, encoded by the coding sequence ATGGAATCGAATGCGGCTGCTGCTCCCGAAACGAATGACGTCGTGCTCTCGCCGTTGGAGGCGCGGGTGTTGGGGTGTTTGATCGAGAAGGAGGCGACGACGCCGGATGTGTATCCGTTGTCGCTCAACTCGTTGATCAATGCCTGCAATCAGAAGAACAATCGGGCGCCGCTCATGAGTGTGGGCGAGGAGGAGGTCGCGGCGGCCATCGAGCTGCTGCGGGCGAAACATCTCGTCACGTTGTTCTCGGGCGCGGGCGCACGCTCCGTGAAGTATCGGCACAAGTTCACCGAAGCCTGGCCGGTGGAGCCGGTGGCGGTGGCGTTGCTCGCCGAACTGATGTTGCGGGGGCCACAAACAGCGGCGGGCTTGCGCGGCAATTGCGAGCGCTTGGTGGCGATCCCCGACTTGGCGGAGTTTGAGGCCGTGTTAAACGATCTCACAACGCGGGGCTCGGGGGCTCTGGTGCGCAAGCTGGAGCGTCAGCCGGGACAGAAGGAGGCGCGCTGGGGGCAGCTCATCGCCGAGGACCCGGTGGCGGGAGCGCTCGCCAGCGAGCAGTCTACGGGAGGCAGTGCCGAAGGAGGTCGATCCTCGACGGTGAAGGTGGCGCTGACGTTGCCGCCGGAAGCGGAGGCGCGTATCGCAACTTTGGAGACGCAGGTCGCGGAACTGAAAGCCGAGCTCGCGCGGCTGCGCGAAGCACTCGGCGAGTGA